Proteins encoded within one genomic window of Paraburkholderia aromaticivorans:
- a CDS encoding cupin domain-containing protein: MELDHAGVRAQLSSDASALNLVQFWEQRMEIEIEEPRRTAVPCHWNWSDISPRLAVAAKTVPIEECERRALVFANPGLSGKPYITQTLFAAYSLYNPGEQAPVHRHTPNASRFVLEGSGGFTTVNGEKIQMSRGDLVLTPNGCWHDHGNEGTEPVIWVDVLDVPLVESLNSTMFEFDYVEGEQRKTTQSVTAPLGYSTQLYSRGGLTPTFVDHRRGRVDHSPMFVYRWKDTRAALDAMSGLPGSPYDAITIEYTNPVSGGPVMSTMSYRSTLLRAGERTQPQRRTSSSVFVVLEGSGRTKINGQTFAWKPNDVFCAPAWSWFQHESTGGQAVLYSVTDEPAFKKFGLMRKQARNDDGTISELEVA, translated from the coding sequence ATGGAACTTGATCATGCTGGCGTGCGCGCCCAACTCTCAAGCGATGCATCCGCGCTCAATCTGGTGCAGTTCTGGGAGCAGCGCATGGAGATCGAAATTGAGGAGCCGCGGCGGACCGCGGTGCCTTGTCACTGGAATTGGTCCGACATCAGCCCACGGCTCGCGGTGGCTGCCAAGACTGTGCCGATCGAGGAGTGCGAGCGGCGGGCTCTGGTGTTTGCCAATCCGGGGCTGTCCGGCAAGCCATACATCACGCAGACCCTGTTTGCTGCCTACTCGCTTTACAACCCTGGAGAACAGGCACCGGTTCATCGTCATACGCCGAATGCGAGCCGCTTCGTGCTGGAGGGCAGCGGTGGGTTTACCACGGTAAATGGCGAGAAGATTCAAATGTCGCGTGGCGATCTCGTGCTGACGCCCAACGGCTGCTGGCACGATCACGGAAACGAAGGAACTGAACCGGTTATCTGGGTTGACGTTCTCGACGTTCCGCTAGTCGAATCACTCAATTCGACGATGTTCGAATTCGACTATGTGGAAGGTGAGCAGCGGAAGACTACCCAGTCGGTCACCGCGCCGTTGGGATATTCCACGCAGTTGTACTCGCGCGGGGGGCTCACGCCGACCTTCGTTGACCACCGCAGGGGCCGCGTCGATCACTCCCCGATGTTCGTCTATCGATGGAAGGACACGCGGGCGGCGCTCGATGCAATGTCCGGGCTGCCTGGTAGTCCCTACGATGCGATCACGATTGAATATACAAATCCGGTTAGCGGCGGCCCTGTGATGTCTACCATGTCTTATAGAAGCACATTGCTGCGCGCAGGCGAACGGACGCAGCCACAAAGGCGAACCTCTTCCTCGGTATTTGTCGTGCTGGAAGGCAGCGGAAGGACCAAAATAAACGGCCAAACTTTCGCGTGGAAGCCCAACGACGTCTTCTGCGCGCCCGCATGGTCGTGGTTTCAGCATGAATCGACCGGCGGCCAGGCCGTGCTCTATTCGGTGACTGACGAGCCCGCCTTCAAGAAATTCGGCTTGATGCGCAAACAGGCGCGTAACGACGACGGAACCATTTCTGAACTGGAGGTAGCATGA
- a CDS encoding dienelactone hydrolase family protein — protein MNEAQFPSGWHVISQEGDVEAFCVGPAESKNDAPRGTILLLQEIFGVNAAMRHIATKLAERGYRVVCADVFGHLERRVDLGYKEADRQRGFALLQAFNQETALNHCNAVAEWVRHLPGSNGKVAVVGFCIGGLLALRYAARFHCDAAVSFYGVRVHEHLKELRSIECPLQYHVGEADTHILPDHINVIENVVDGMPNATVYTYKDAKHGFFNSLREEVFSRESFLAADQRMLELLTERLR, from the coding sequence ATGAACGAAGCACAATTTCCGTCCGGCTGGCACGTAATCTCTCAAGAGGGAGATGTCGAAGCGTTTTGCGTCGGCCCTGCCGAAAGCAAGAACGATGCGCCGCGCGGCACGATTCTTCTGCTTCAGGAAATCTTCGGCGTCAACGCCGCGATGCGCCACATCGCGACGAAACTGGCTGAGAGGGGATACAGGGTGGTGTGCGCTGACGTTTTCGGCCATCTCGAACGCCGGGTCGATCTCGGCTATAAGGAGGCCGACCGCCAACGTGGCTTCGCATTGCTCCAGGCATTCAATCAGGAGACGGCTCTCAATCACTGCAACGCCGTAGCGGAGTGGGTGCGTCACCTGCCTGGTTCCAATGGCAAGGTGGCCGTCGTCGGGTTCTGCATCGGCGGTTTGCTCGCACTGAGGTACGCCGCCCGTTTTCATTGCGATGCCGCGGTTTCTTTCTACGGCGTGCGGGTTCACGAGCATCTGAAGGAGTTGCGCAGCATCGAATGTCCGCTGCAATACCACGTGGGCGAGGCGGACACTCACATACTCCCGGATCATATCAACGTTATCGAGAACGTCGTCGACGGCATGCCGAACGCAACCGTCTACACCTACAAAGACGCGAAACATGGATTCTTCAATTCGTTGCGTGAGGAGGTGTTCAGCCGGGAGTCCTTTCTCGCGGCGGATCAGCGCATGCTCGAATTGTTGACGGAGCGACTTCGATGA
- a CDS encoding LysR family transcriptional regulator, whose amino-acid sequence MELNDIDLNLLVVFNELLIERRVAKVADKLGLTQPTVSNALSRLRKLLQDELFIRTSKGMEPTLYASQLAEPISFALSTIRSSLNQQSEFSPATSTRRFTIGMADVGEIYFLPRLMDKLAHVAPQVSVSTLRNTSVDLRDAMEAGQVDLAMGLLPHLKAGFLQRSLFQQPYVCMFRQGHPLQGKRITLKQFTEADHVVVVSPGTGHAKVDEMIERKGIRRNVRLTVPHFVAVGHILSNTNMIATVPERYAMECLAPFKLAYVKHPVELPKIGINIFWHAKVHKEPGNQWLRNLLAETFSDARRG is encoded by the coding sequence ATGGAACTGAATGACATCGACCTGAACCTGCTCGTCGTTTTCAATGAACTGCTCATCGAGCGTCGTGTAGCCAAGGTGGCTGACAAACTTGGTTTGACGCAACCGACGGTGAGCAACGCGCTAAGCCGGTTGCGCAAACTTCTTCAGGACGAACTTTTCATTCGCACATCGAAGGGCATGGAGCCGACCCTCTATGCGAGTCAGCTTGCAGAGCCAATCAGCTTCGCGTTAAGCACGATTCGAAGCTCGTTGAACCAGCAATCCGAGTTTTCCCCCGCCACGAGCACACGAAGATTCACCATCGGTATGGCCGATGTTGGCGAGATCTATTTTTTGCCTAGGCTAATGGACAAGCTGGCGCATGTTGCTCCCCAGGTTTCTGTCAGCACGCTGCGCAACACGTCTGTGGATCTAAGGGACGCGATGGAAGCAGGACAGGTCGATCTTGCAATGGGCTTGTTGCCACACCTAAAGGCCGGATTCTTGCAGCGCAGCCTGTTCCAGCAGCCTTATGTATGCATGTTTCGCCAGGGTCATCCACTTCAAGGAAAAAGAATTACCCTCAAGCAGTTCACCGAAGCCGACCACGTCGTTGTCGTTTCCCCGGGAACAGGACACGCGAAAGTGGACGAAATGATCGAGCGAAAAGGCATTCGCAGAAACGTTCGGCTTACCGTGCCGCATTTCGTCGCCGTCGGGCACATCCTTTCGAATACGAACATGATCGCCACGGTTCCGGAGCGTTACGCGATGGAGTGTCTGGCGCCATTCAAGCTGGCGTATGTCAAACACCCCGTCGAACTTCCAAAGATCGGCATCAATATCTTCTGGCATGCGAAAGTGCACAAGGAGCCGGGCAACCAATGGCTGCGCAATCTGCTTGCCGAAACGTTCTCGGATGCCCGACGAGGGTGA
- a CDS encoding 2Fe-2S iron-sulfur cluster-binding protein has protein sequence MDLVVRPLNRTLAVSPGANLLSVLREHNVPISYSCTAGRCGTCRCKVTRGHLLESGSETQVTRVNEGQFALACMSELTENCEIEVPEPDEVVIHPARVLKATVVAIADMTHDIKRIVLRPAKPLSFSPGQYAQVQFTPNHIRPYSMAGLASDEELEFHVRLVPGGRVSSYISTELVVGHSVRVSGPLGTAYLREKHTGPMLCVAGGTGLAPILSIVRGALRAGMANPIHLYFGVRSSPDVYGGNWLEDLAREHPNLSVQVIPASDATGRSRRTGLVTDAIASDWGDGLKDFRAYLCGSPPMVEAASLLLNQRGIPPEHIYADAFYSSDR, from the coding sequence ATGGATCTAGTTGTCCGTCCGCTCAATCGCACGCTGGCTGTATCGCCGGGCGCCAATCTGCTGAGTGTGCTGCGCGAGCACAACGTGCCGATTTCGTATAGCTGCACCGCTGGCCGATGCGGCACGTGCCGCTGTAAGGTCACCCGCGGCCACCTTCTCGAGTCAGGCTCGGAGACACAGGTCACCCGCGTGAACGAGGGTCAATTTGCACTGGCCTGCATGAGCGAATTGACGGAAAACTGCGAGATCGAGGTGCCGGAACCCGATGAAGTCGTGATTCATCCTGCGAGGGTGCTGAAGGCCACGGTCGTCGCGATCGCGGACATGACGCACGACATCAAGCGGATCGTCCTTCGACCAGCCAAGCCGTTGTCGTTCTCACCTGGGCAATACGCCCAGGTCCAGTTCACGCCGAACCACATCCGGCCGTACTCAATGGCAGGTCTTGCATCAGACGAAGAACTGGAATTTCACGTTCGTCTGGTTCCTGGTGGGCGGGTATCGAGCTATATCAGCACCGAACTCGTTGTCGGTCATTCGGTACGCGTGAGCGGACCGCTCGGCACGGCCTATCTACGCGAAAAGCACACTGGGCCGATGTTATGCGTCGCGGGCGGGACGGGACTCGCACCGATCCTGTCAATCGTTCGCGGCGCGCTCCGCGCGGGCATGGCCAATCCCATCCATCTGTACTTCGGCGTGAGGTCCTCACCTGATGTCTATGGGGGGAACTGGCTGGAGGATCTTGCGCGCGAGCATCCCAACCTGTCGGTTCAGGTGATCCCGGCCTCGGATGCGACCGGGCGCTCCAGACGTACCGGCCTCGTTACCGATGCCATAGCCAGTGACTGGGGGGACGGCCTGAAGGACTTTCGCGCCTACCTTTGTGGCTCGCCCCCTATGGTGGAGGCCGCCTCACTTCTTCTTAACCAGCGCGGGATACCGCCCGAGCATATCTATGCCGACGCCTTCTATTCGAGCGACCGGTAA
- the gtdA gene encoding gentisate 1,2-dioxygenase — MQSHTIEPEQAQARREYYDRISQQSLTPLWEVLDRLVTPTPASPAVAAIWRYAEIREPLMEAGRLITAAEAERRVLVLENPALRGRSAITQTLYAGLQLVLPGEVAAAHRHTQSALRLLLEGDAAYTAVDGERTTMRRGDFILTPSWTWHDHGNPGNQPAIWLDGLDVPLVQFLDASFSERSSVSTQLPVRPEGDSLKRYGANMLPVDHKVDGVSPSPVFVYPYERTRESLLGIAQGEPDKHLGFKLRYVNPATGGSPMPTIGAYAQRLPRGFETQSYRCTDGTVYVCLEGSGHAEINGATHSFGPNDIFIVPSWNELRIHATTDTHLFSFSDRPVHQALGLWRESRE; from the coding sequence ATGCAAAGTCACACCATTGAACCAGAGCAAGCGCAAGCGAGGCGCGAATACTACGACCGCATCAGTCAACAGAGCCTGACTCCGTTATGGGAAGTGCTCGACCGGCTAGTGACGCCGACGCCGGCCTCTCCCGCCGTGGCGGCCATCTGGCGCTACGCGGAGATTCGCGAGCCCCTCATGGAAGCAGGCCGCCTTATCACCGCAGCCGAGGCTGAACGCCGCGTGCTGGTCCTGGAGAACCCGGCGCTACGCGGGCGTTCGGCCATCACGCAGACCCTGTATGCGGGCCTGCAACTGGTTTTGCCCGGAGAGGTGGCGGCGGCCCATCGCCACACGCAGTCAGCGCTGAGGCTTCTGCTCGAGGGCGATGCCGCCTATACGGCGGTCGATGGGGAGCGTACCACGATGCGCCGAGGGGACTTCATCCTGACGCCTTCCTGGACATGGCACGACCACGGCAATCCTGGCAATCAGCCGGCCATCTGGCTCGATGGGCTCGATGTGCCGCTGGTGCAATTCCTCGATGCCAGCTTTTCGGAGCGCTCGAGCGTGTCCACCCAACTGCCTGTCAGGCCAGAAGGGGACAGCCTGAAGCGATACGGCGCGAACATGCTGCCGGTCGACCACAAAGTCGACGGCGTGTCACCGAGCCCTGTGTTCGTCTATCCCTATGAACGTACCAGGGAATCGTTGCTGGGGATTGCTCAAGGGGAGCCGGACAAACACCTTGGCTTCAAGCTGCGTTATGTGAACCCTGCCACCGGCGGATCGCCGATGCCGACAATCGGAGCCTATGCGCAGAGGCTTCCCCGAGGTTTCGAGACCCAGTCTTACCGGTGCACGGACGGTACCGTCTACGTCTGTCTGGAGGGTTCCGGTCACGCCGAAATCAACGGGGCCACGCACAGCTTTGGTCCCAATGACATCTTTATCGTTCCTTCCTGGAATGAGCTGCGCATCCATGCAACAACGGACACGCACCTGTTTAGTTTTAGCGATCGTCCGGTCCATCAGGCACTCGGCCTTTGGCGCGAGTCGCGGGAGTAA
- a CDS encoding fumarylacetoacetate hydrolase family protein: MTHHIDFAVSPSPVYSLNVHGSEKRFPVNRVFCVGRNYAAHAREMGKDPDRDPPFFFMKPASAIVDASAPVSVPYPSMTSNYQYEIELVVAIGKGGFEIPVSEALDHVFAYAVGLDMTRRDLQLAARDAGRPWEFGKSFSESAPIGALHRVGETGHVKSAAIELTVNGASKQASDVAKLIWSTAECIAHLSLYEPLRSGDLIMTGTPEGVGPVVAGDVMRGRIEGLPEVTVTVIQKVGATR, translated from the coding sequence ATGACACATCACATCGATTTCGCAGTTTCGCCTTCCCCCGTCTACTCGCTGAACGTACACGGAAGCGAGAAGCGTTTTCCGGTCAATCGCGTCTTCTGCGTCGGACGCAACTACGCCGCTCACGCGCGCGAGATGGGCAAGGACCCTGACCGGGATCCGCCGTTCTTCTTCATGAAGCCGGCCAGCGCCATCGTGGACGCCTCGGCGCCCGTGTCGGTTCCCTATCCGTCGATGACCTCGAATTACCAGTACGAGATCGAGCTCGTGGTCGCGATTGGCAAGGGCGGCTTTGAAATCCCGGTGAGTGAAGCGCTCGATCACGTGTTCGCTTACGCCGTTGGACTGGACATGACGCGTCGTGACTTGCAGCTTGCGGCTCGCGACGCGGGCCGGCCGTGGGAGTTTGGCAAGAGCTTCAGTGAGTCGGCTCCGATTGGGGCGTTGCATCGCGTCGGCGAAACCGGGCATGTGAAGTCGGCGGCGATTGAATTGACTGTCAACGGGGCGAGCAAACAGGCATCGGATGTGGCAAAGCTCATCTGGTCGACTGCGGAGTGTATCGCGCACCTGTCGCTCTACGAACCGCTGCGTTCTGGCGATCTGATCATGACTGGAACCCCAGAAGGCGTCGGTCCTGTGGTGGCTGGAGATGTGATGCGCGGCCGCATCGAAGGACTCCCGGAAGTAACCGTGACCGTGATCCAGAAGGTGGGGGCAACGCGATGA
- a CDS encoding aromatic ring-hydroxylating dioxygenase subunit alpha, producing the protein MTSTIFPQTVKWEDEGTSRIPFMAYTDESTYKKELERFFYRKHWCYVGLEAEIPNPGDFTRTVIGERSVIMVRGADGHVNVIENACAHRGMAFCRERHGNRKDGFTCPYHQWNYTLEGDLQGVPFRRGVKQDGKVHGGMPPEFKLQDNGLTKLKVATRGGVVFASFDHGIESLEDFLGPTILQCFDRTFNGRKLKVLGYNRQRIPGNWKLMQENIKDSYHPGLLHTWFVTFGLWRADNRSALKMDVHNRHAAMISTRGNSLKASEVSQVARFKEDMQLNDPRFLDIVTEPWWGGPTAVMTTIFPSVILQQSVNSVSTRQIQPNGHGSFDFFWTHFGFEDDSEEMTQRRLRQANLFGPAGFVSADDGEVIEFSQSSFESRPSHRTLAELGGHEVTDTDHMVSDTLIRGMYRYWREVMEAPE; encoded by the coding sequence ATGACATCCACGATATTCCCTCAAACCGTCAAGTGGGAAGACGAGGGTACCAGCCGTATCCCGTTCATGGCGTACACCGACGAGTCGACCTACAAGAAAGAGCTGGAGAGGTTCTTCTATCGCAAGCACTGGTGCTACGTCGGACTTGAAGCCGAGATTCCGAACCCTGGCGACTTCACCCGTACCGTCATTGGTGAGCGCTCCGTCATCATGGTCCGCGGCGCCGACGGCCATGTCAACGTCATCGAGAATGCGTGTGCCCATCGCGGCATGGCGTTTTGCAGAGAGCGTCACGGGAACCGGAAAGACGGGTTCACCTGTCCGTACCACCAATGGAACTACACGTTGGAGGGGGATCTGCAGGGCGTTCCGTTTCGCCGGGGTGTGAAACAGGACGGTAAGGTGCACGGCGGCATGCCACCTGAGTTCAAGTTGCAGGATAACGGCTTGACGAAGCTGAAGGTCGCAACGCGGGGCGGGGTGGTATTTGCCTCGTTTGACCACGGGATCGAGTCGCTCGAGGATTTTCTCGGCCCGACGATCTTGCAGTGTTTCGACAGGACTTTCAACGGCCGGAAGCTGAAGGTTCTCGGATACAACCGGCAGCGCATTCCGGGCAACTGGAAGCTCATGCAGGAGAATATCAAGGATTCCTACCATCCTGGTCTTCTGCATACGTGGTTCGTGACCTTCGGACTCTGGCGTGCCGACAACCGCTCTGCGCTGAAGATGGACGTGCACAATCGGCATGCTGCAATGATCTCCACGCGGGGCAACTCGCTCAAGGCGTCGGAGGTGTCGCAGGTCGCGCGCTTCAAGGAGGACATGCAACTCAATGACCCGCGCTTCCTGGATATCGTCACGGAGCCCTGGTGGGGCGGCCCGACTGCGGTCATGACGACCATCTTCCCGAGTGTCATCCTCCAGCAGTCGGTCAACAGCGTCTCGACGCGGCAGATCCAGCCCAACGGACACGGCTCCTTCGACTTCTTCTGGACGCACTTCGGGTTCGAGGACGATTCTGAGGAGATGACCCAGCGACGGCTAAGACAGGCCAACCTGTTTGGCCCGGCGGGCTTCGTCTCGGCTGACGATGGCGAGGTGATCGAATTCTCCCAGTCGTCGTTCGAAAGCCGTCCGTCTCATCGGACACTGGCCGAGCTGGGTGGGCATGAGGTCACCGACACCGATCACATGGTGAGCGACACGCTCATCCGGGGCATGTACCGCTACTGGCGCGAAGTCATGGAGGCACCGGAATGA
- a CDS encoding aromatic-ring-hydroxylating dioxygenase subunit beta, which translates to MIETLKDWMALTRLYADYASAVDSGDWSLWPEFFTEQCVYRLQPRENFERGFPLATLSFESKGMLKDRIYGVQETLFHDPYYQRHIVGAPLVHKVEDGRIYSEANYVVIRTKLNQLSTVFNAGRYVDEIVATPDGLKFASRLAIYDSEMIPNSIIYPV; encoded by the coding sequence ATGATAGAGACCCTGAAAGACTGGATGGCGCTGACACGGCTATACGCAGACTATGCGAGCGCGGTGGACTCCGGCGACTGGAGCCTGTGGCCGGAGTTTTTCACGGAGCAGTGCGTCTACCGCCTACAGCCCCGCGAAAACTTCGAACGCGGATTTCCACTGGCGACGCTTTCGTTCGAAAGCAAGGGGATGCTCAAGGATCGCATCTACGGCGTCCAGGAGACGCTCTTTCACGACCCGTACTATCAGCGGCACATTGTGGGCGCGCCTCTGGTGCACAAGGTCGAGGATGGTCGCATCTACAGCGAAGCCAACTACGTCGTGATCCGCACGAAGCTGAACCAGCTGTCGACCGTGTTCAATGCAGGTCGTTACGTCGACGAAATCGTTGCGACCCCCGACGGTCTGAAGTTTGCCTCGCGTCTGGCGATCTACGACAGCGAAATGATTCCGAACTCCATCATCTATCCAGTCTGA
- a CDS encoding non-heme iron oxygenase ferredoxin subunit produces the protein MNADETFSWQDVIAVDDVPADDVVGVIVAGKDLAIYSVDGDIFASDNLCTHGHARLCDGFLDGHEIECPLHQGKFDVRSGESTCAPVTLAIRIYPVRIENGRVYVAFE, from the coding sequence ATGAATGCCGATGAGACTTTTTCGTGGCAGGACGTCATCGCGGTCGATGACGTGCCGGCCGATGACGTGGTCGGTGTAATCGTTGCCGGAAAGGACCTCGCCATCTACAGCGTGGATGGTGACATCTTCGCCTCCGACAACCTGTGCACCCACGGCCACGCCCGGCTTTGTGACGGGTTTCTTGACGGTCACGAAATCGAATGCCCATTGCACCAGGGGAAGTTCGACGTTCGCTCAGGCGAGTCGACCTGTGCCCCGGTAACCCTGGCCATCCGGATCTATCCCGTCAGGATCGAGAACGGCCGGGTCTACGTCGCCTTCGAGTAG
- a CDS encoding maleylacetate reductase, with protein sequence MQPVFDFFCHSPTVLFGAGRVTDLAGRLDQLGKSCALLITTEGGARRYRQVAEALGSRLRASFDGAVPHCPIEVANAALDAFRRQECDAVVTVGGGSTIGLGKYIAVETGAPHITLPTTLSGSEMTPLFGVLVEGEKRARREPKALANTVIVDPVLAQSLPIRETATTGMNALAHCIEALYVPKSNPLTSQLALTGIDMLYRALKKLADQPTNLDARSEAAYGAAIGGLMVNSVGIGMHHRICHILGGRFEVPHGESNCVVLPHVLAYNAPAIPEACAAMESVMGAHPAVALQRLVRDLGAPVALRELGVPADRIAAIAGESFHHIDHNPLPVDEAAVHTLLHAAWAGQVPSVR encoded by the coding sequence ATGCAGCCCGTTTTTGATTTCTTCTGCCATTCGCCGACCGTCCTGTTCGGCGCCGGGCGCGTCACTGACCTTGCGGGCCGTCTCGATCAGCTGGGAAAATCGTGTGCACTGCTCATCACAACAGAGGGCGGCGCCCGCCGCTACCGGCAAGTCGCCGAGGCTCTCGGGTCCCGGCTTCGCGCCTCGTTCGATGGCGCGGTGCCGCACTGTCCCATCGAGGTAGCGAATGCAGCACTCGACGCGTTCCGCCGGCAGGAATGTGATGCCGTCGTCACCGTCGGAGGCGGTTCGACGATCGGCCTTGGCAAATATATTGCGGTCGAGACTGGCGCGCCCCATATCACCTTGCCGACCACGCTCTCGGGCTCGGAGATGACGCCGCTGTTCGGGGTACTCGTGGAGGGCGAAAAGCGCGCCAGGCGGGAACCCAAAGCGCTCGCCAACACCGTCATTGTCGATCCGGTGCTGGCGCAATCCTTGCCGATCCGCGAGACCGCGACCACCGGCATGAACGCGCTCGCGCATTGTATCGAGGCGCTGTACGTCCCGAAGAGCAATCCGTTGACCAGCCAGCTCGCGCTGACCGGCATCGACATGCTCTATCGTGCGCTGAAGAAACTGGCGGACCAGCCCACCAACCTGGACGCCCGCAGCGAGGCGGCCTATGGCGCAGCGATTGGCGGCCTGATGGTCAACTCGGTCGGCATCGGCATGCACCACCGGATCTGTCACATACTGGGCGGGCGCTTCGAGGTACCCCACGGCGAGTCCAACTGTGTCGTGCTGCCGCACGTGCTGGCCTATAACGCGCCGGCGATACCTGAGGCATGCGCGGCGATGGAGTCGGTGATGGGCGCGCATCCCGCAGTGGCGCTACAGCGACTCGTACGCGATCTGGGGGCTCCGGTCGCACTGCGCGAGCTGGGCGTTCCGGCCGACCGCATCGCCGCCATCGCCGGTGAATCTTTCCATCACATCGATCACAACCCCCTGCCGGTTGACGAGGCAGCCGTGCACACGTTGCTGCATGCCGCATGGGCTGGACAGGTGCCGTCCGTGAGGTGA
- a CDS encoding porin, whose product MRSVLRSIAFFSLVLVSRLAYSQSSITLYGIIDTGVEYYNHAAGGGSFAGMPTLTGEVPSEWGLTGVEDLGGGTKAFFKLENGFAPGTGGFNYGGREFGRQANVGLQTAYGSLTLGRQNNMSTYAVLNADVIGPSVHSLYVFDNYFPNARSDNAIGYMGKFAGVTVGATYSFGRDAAGPGGPAATNCPGQVAGNFLACKQYTGLIAYDSSRFGVAASYDRMRGNAGASAPLTSSAYTDSRSVVDGYFKLPSLRVGGGWIHRNLSAGAASMVYNLYFFGLTYTPIALLALDAQVDKYIQSGVTSSTELVARASYYLSRSTSVYSSVGYMINGRNGSASVAAGGTVETGAEQLGVMLGVRHTF is encoded by the coding sequence ATGCGAAGTGTGTTGAGGAGCATCGCGTTCTTTTCACTCGTGCTGGTGTCACGTCTGGCGTACAGCCAGAGCAGCATCACGCTATACGGCATCATCGATACAGGAGTCGAATACTATAACCACGCTGCCGGTGGAGGCAGTTTCGCCGGGATGCCCACTTTGACGGGCGAAGTGCCTTCGGAGTGGGGCCTGACGGGCGTGGAGGATCTCGGGGGCGGCACCAAGGCGTTTTTCAAGCTGGAGAACGGCTTCGCGCCGGGCACCGGTGGCTTCAATTACGGTGGCCGGGAGTTTGGGCGACAGGCGAACGTGGGGCTGCAGACGGCCTACGGCTCGCTGACGCTTGGGCGGCAGAACAACATGTCGACTTACGCGGTCCTGAACGCCGACGTTATCGGCCCATCGGTTCATTCGCTGTACGTCTTCGACAACTATTTTCCCAATGCGCGCAGCGACAACGCTATTGGCTACATGGGAAAGTTTGCGGGCGTGACCGTCGGCGCCACGTACAGTTTCGGGCGCGACGCAGCCGGACCCGGCGGACCCGCCGCGACGAATTGCCCGGGGCAGGTGGCCGGCAATTTCCTCGCCTGCAAGCAATACACTGGCCTGATTGCCTACGATTCGTCCCGTTTCGGGGTGGCGGCATCGTATGACCGGATGCGTGGTAACGCGGGGGCCTCCGCTCCGCTGACCAGCAGCGCCTACACGGACTCCCGCTCTGTGGTCGATGGTTATTTCAAGCTCCCGAGCCTGAGGGTAGGCGGTGGCTGGATTCACCGCAATCTGTCGGCTGGCGCCGCGAGCATGGTCTATAACCTGTACTTTTTCGGACTTACCTATACGCCGATAGCGCTGCTGGCACTCGACGCGCAGGTTGACAAATACATCCAGTCGGGTGTGACGAGTTCGACTGAGCTGGTCGCGCGTGCCAGCTACTATCTGAGCAGAAGTACGTCTGTCTATTCATCCGTGGGTTATATGATCAACGGCCGAAACGGCAGCGCGTCGGTGGCTGCCGGCGGTACGGTGGAGACAGGTGCGGAACAGCTTGGCGTGATGCTGGGCGTGCGGCACACATTCTGA